The stretch of DNA ACAAGTTCCCCAATGATCAATTCCTCTCGACCGACGACCACGGTGGATGAAAATAAATTCCCTTTGACGAAGGCGGATTTCATGGCATGGATGGTGGCCTTTGTCACCGTCCCCCCAACGTGCAGATTGCCGGATGCACGGACGAACATCGATGGATTAATATTGCCGTCGATCCGGACATCCCCTTCAAATCGGATATTGCCACTCTCCAAGTTGATCTCACCGCGATGATGCAATTCGTGGTTTACGTCGATTTTCACAAACTTTCCTCTCCAATCCAATGTCGGCCTTCCCGAAATGATCGCTACAATATCCTGATTGATTTGCATTGCATTCTTTCCGGTCCGGATGATGACGTCTTTCACCGGTTTCACCGGAATCACTTCCCCGAGAAGGCTCCTTCCCTCTTTGCCAGGTATTGCTGCAATCTTTGTTGCGATAATCTGCCCTGCTTCCACGTTCAAGATGGTCTTCCTTTCACGGTAATCGACCCGCTCCCTCTCCTCCGGCGTTTTGTCATCATAGCGGATATGCACTTCCAGATCCCCGTCCAATCCAGGTACAGGAGGCTGCCCTTTAGCTACGATTGCTTCAAACGGCTCCAGGGCCTCCACCGCTTTTTTGATGATTGGAAAGATGAGCCCTTGCTGGACACCCATTTCTTTCAATCGATCCACGATTTTCTGTGGCTCCAAATCATTATACGGTTCAATCTCCTCGTCGGCCTCGATATACAGGACCGATGCAAAATCGGTGTCCGCTAGCGTCCGTTTCACCTTTTTTCCAGGCGTGAACGAAAGCAAGGCCAACATATCATGCTCAATCAGTTGAATGGCAAATTGCGGAGGGATCCATTCGTCATTGATTCTGACTTTCACTTCGTCTCCCGGTGTGATGATGGCACGGTCCGTTGTGCGTTTTTCGTTGACATATAGCCGGACGTTCGATGCCGGCCATAGAACGGGATACGTATCACCATTAAAGACTGTTTCTACCCGTTTTTGGTAAATTCTCGACTTCGATTCCGTTTTTCCGGTTGCATTGCCGATTCCTGTGTGATGAGGCGCCTCTCCCACCGCAGAGAGCAACACCCGGTCCACTTCCTCTTCCATGTTCATCATTGCGTGCGGAGTGGTGGATTGTTCTACAATTTGAGAGACATTCACCTCCGCCAGTGTCTTTCGAAGACCAAAAAGGGTTCTGCCTGGATTGGATATGACTTCGATGTGCACATCTTCCATTTGCAGATCCAGGATGGATAACGCCAGTTGCACGGCTTCTTCAATCGTTTCCGCCTTGACCGTAATGGACTTCCCCATGTCTTCCCACCTCACTTCTACGCTAATCTGAACACACCTTTCATTCTTTTCTATGTATTTTCATTCTATCATATCCTATGCACTTTTCTAATTATTAGCACAACTTTCATCCTAAAAAAGAACCATTCTGCATAATTGCAGAATGGTTCTTTTTTCCTTCATCATAGAGCTGCTTCGACTTCTTTAACCATTTCTTTCATGGATTTCAAGCCGCCGCCGGATAGGTACCAATAATCGCCATCCAAATAAATCATTTTATCATTTTGGAACGCATTGGTCTTTTTCACAAGGTCGTTTTCGATGGAATCCTTGGCGCTAGCACCTTCGCTGATCGCAGCGTCACGGTCGATTACAAAAAGGACATCCGGATTTTGTTCTAAAATGTACTCAAACGTAATGTTTTGTCCGTGAGTGGAAACTTCGATTTTCTCATCAGCCGGCTTGAAACCGAACACATCGTGGATGATGCCGAAACGGGAATTCGGACCATATGCACTTACCTTTCCTTCTGTGCCAAGAACGATCAATGCTTTTTTATCAGACTCTGCAGTTTTTTCGCTAATGGCAGCAATTTGCTCATCAATCTCTGCAAGCTCTGCATTCATTTCATCTTCTTTATCGAAGATTTCAGCAAGAGTTCCCATGTTCTTTTTGAATGAATCCATGTAATGTGCTGTGTCGACTCCAACGAAGATGGTCGGCGCAATTTCAGTGAATTGATCGTATAGTTCCATTTGACGTCCGGAAATCAAAATCAGATCAGGTTTCATCGCATGGATCGCTTCAAAATCCGGCTCTTTCAAGCTGCCTACATTCACATATTTGTCATCATCGTATTTTGAAAGGTATCCAGGGACGTTGGTGCGTGGCAAACCAGCCACTTCCACTCCAAGCTCATCCAATGTATCTAGTGCTCCGAAATCAAAGACGACCACTTTTTCAGGATTTTGGGCAACAACTGTTTCTCCCAATTCGTGAGTGATGGTCAATGTTTCATTTTCTGCAGCCGGCTCACTTTGTTCATTATTTTCGTTGGCTGTTGAGCCTTCCGGTTTTTCTTCCTTTGACCCGCAAGCTACAAGTAGAACCATAAGGGCGAACATCATTAAGGCGATTGAAAATTTCTTCATCGGATTCCATCCTTTTTCTTTTAAAATTAGTTTCACTTCTCAGTTATTCTCTTGATATACATTACTTACGAATTAAAATACACACAAATTCGACAGTCATTCATTTTTTTGATTGGAATTTCCATGTCATAGATCTCTCTCAAGGCATCCGAGTTGATGATTTCATGCGTCAGACCATCTTTGACGACGCGCCCGTCTTTCAGCGCAACGATCCGATCCGAATAAACGGAAGCGAAGTTGATGTCATGCAGGACGATGACGACCGTTTTTCCTAAGTCATCCACCAGCCTTCTCAAGATTTTCATGATTTGCACGGAATGCTTCATATCCAGGTTGTTGAGCGGTTCATCCAATAGAATATAATCGGTGTCCTGAGCGATTGTCATAGCAATGAATGCGCGCTGACGCTGCCCGCCCGACAATTCATCCAAATAGCTATGCTGCATATCCATCAATTCCATATAATCCATCGCCTGATCGATGATGCGGATATCTTCTGCCGTCAATCTCCCTTTCGAGTGCGGGAAGCGCCCGAAGGAAACGAGCTCCCGGATCGTCAGGCGGACATTCATGAAGTTAGACTGCTTCAAAATCGAAACCCTTTTGGAAAAGTCGTTTGATTTCATTTTCTGAACATTGTCGTTGTCCACCAACACTTCCCCGGTATCCGCATCCAGAAGGCGGCTGACCATTGAAAGGAGTGTCGACTTCCCTGCCCCATTCGGTCCGATGAAAGACGTGATCTTCCCTCGGTGGATATTGACGGACACCTTTTCAACGACCGCTTTTTTTCCATAAAACTTTGATAGTTCCCGGACTTGGATCATGTGGATCGACTCTCCTTCAATAATAAGTAGATAAAATAAACGCCGCCGATGAAGTTGATGATGACACTGAGCGTCGTAGAGAAAGTGAAGACCCGTTCGACGACCCATTGCCCACCGACTAAGGCGATGACACTCATGACAGATGCTCCGATAATGAGAATGGAATGCTTATATGTTTTGAAAAATTGATAAGACAGATTCGCGACGATCAAACCGAAAAATGTGATCGGACCGACTAGCGCAGTGGATACCGATATGAGCACTGCGGATAGGATGAGCATCATCTTAACGACTTTGTCATAGGAAACGCCAAGATTGATGGCCGTATCTCTTCCAAGGGAAAGAACATCAAGTTCATCCATCGAACGCCATCCGATGACAAGGGCGATCGCCACAAAGCCAAGTGCCCACCAGACCAGCTCTCCGCTGACGTTGTTGAAGCTCGCAAACATTTTATCTTGTACGCGCAAAAACTCATTCGGATCAATTAATACTTGCAGAAACGTCGAGATACTGCCGAAGAACGTTCCGACGATGATGCCGACCAACAGCAAGAAGTAGATCGGCTGTCTGCCCGACTTGAACAGGAAACGATACAAGAGAAGCGCAAATACGATCATGGTCGCCACGGACAAGATGAAATTCACGTGTTTATTGACGACCGTCACATGCCCCGAACCGAGGAAGAAGATGACGACGGTTTGCAATAAAAGGTAGAGTGAATCGAGTCCCATGATGCTCGGCGTCAAGATCCGATTATGAGTGATCGTCTGGAAGATGACGGTCGAGTAGGCTATCGCGACACCTGTGATAACCATCGCTAACACCTTGATGCCCCGACGCGGTAACGCATAGTCAAAGCTTCCATTCAATCCCTGAAACAGGTATAGACTACAAAAGATAGCAGCCAAAATCGCTAATATTAGTATTTTCGTTGAGTTACGCATACGCCTTCCTCCTAAACAGCAAGTAGAGGAAGATCGCGCTGCCGATGACACCGACCATCAAGCTGATGGAAATCTCGTACGGATAAATGAGGATCCGTCCAAGTATGTCGCAGATGAGCAAGAAGATTGCGCCGAGCAACGCTGTATGCGGCAAGGTTTTCTGTAAGTGATCTCCTTTGAAAATCGAAACGATATTCGGAATGATCAGCCCTAAAAACGGAATCATGCCGACGGTCAACACAACAGTAGTCGTAATGAGCGCCACCAAAATCAATCCTATATTGACAATCCGTTTATAAGCGAGGCCGAGGTTTTTGGAAAAGTCCTCTCCCATCCCCGCAACCGTGAAACGGTTCGCATACAAATACGTAATGATAAGCACCGGTACACTTATGTAAAGAAGTTCGTAACGTCCCTTCATGATCATCGAGAAATCGCCCTGCAGCCAAGCCGACATGTTTTGGATCACATTCGCTTTATAAGCGAAGAACGTAGTGATCGACGACAAGATATTCCCGAACATCAACCCGACGAGTGGAATGAAAATCGCGTCCTTGAACTTGATACGGTCCAAGATTTGCATAAACAACAGCGTGCCGGCAAGCGCAAATGCAAAGGCGACAACCATTTTCTCAAGTGTTGAGGCGTTCGCGAACAATAGCATCGAAACCAAAATTCCGAGCCTTGTCGCGTCCAATGTACCAGCTGTTGTCGGTGAAACGAACTTATTTCGGCTCAACTGCTGCATAATAAGACCTGCGATACTCATCCCCGCTCCGGCGAGCAGAATGGCAACAAGCCTTGGCAAACGGCTGATTAAAAAAATCTCCGTCTCTTCCGACTGGAAATCTAGCAGATCCATCGGTGAAATATGGCTCACTCCTACAAATAGAGATAGGAATGATAGGATGATTAAAGCGATGATCAAGTAACGTTTCTTCATAAGATCCCCGGTATCGTTTATTTGCACCCGACTTCAATAAATGAAAATGATTATCAGTCGGCTGCAACCTAATTATATCATGTGAGATAAACGTGTCAATCTATAATTGAAAATGATTATCAATGACTATGGCATTGATTTGTTCCTGGTGAAGATGGAAGCGCTTCAGGTCGGGGCTATTGGAGTGGGGTACGAAGATGAGAACAATCCTGCCAAGTTCATGACATTTGTTGGGGGACATTGTAGCGGCCTGCATGAGGCTAGGAACGCCGCCTCATCCTATGAGCTCCTAATCTTTTATGAATATACTTGCATGGAAAAGGGGCTGTCTTTTCCGGTTAAACACGCAAAAAGCAAGGGCTCTGGTCGCTTTCCGCGGGCCAGCCGACGAGCCTCCTCCGGCTTACAGCCGTGCGGGGTCTCGTCGGCCGGCTTTCCCGCAGGAGTCTCCCGGCGCCCTTGCTTTTTGCTGGTATCCAACTCTGTGCCTGGACTTTTCGGACAGCCCCTTCATTTCATTTATTGTGCGACTTCTTGTGATTCCATCGCTTCCGTAATGTCTACGGCATTGTCCAGGACATCTTGGGGAACATCGATCTTTTCAACTTCATTGATTTGGCTGATGATCGACTTCATCTGTTGGATAATGTGCATTTCTTGTCCTTCAATGGACATTGTCATGTCCATATCCATATTGAATGCATTCGTTTGGAATGTTTCCTTGTCGATGAAAATCTCGAAATTCAAACTTTTGACGTTCATGTTTTCCATCATTTCTGCTTCTTCCTCACCCATTTCCATACCCGCCGGCATGCTGTCCGCGATTGCTTTCTTCATCAAGTTGTTGAATTTCTCGCCTTCCGCGGATAGAGTCAAGATGAACTCATCGTCGGTCTGCTCGAACTGGAAGTCTTCCGTGAACTCTTTGAACATTTCCATGTCCGGAGTCGGATCCGTTCCGCCCCCCATTTGCTCCATCATGTCGTCCGACATTTCTTTCGGGAATTTCAGCCATTGCTCAGATTCAGGATCAAACATGAAGAATCCTGCATCTGTAATGTAAATTTCCGTATCCATGGCACCTTGCTCTCCCATATCCATGTTCATCTTTTGATACATCGCAAGCGGCTCCATGATCATGTCCATGTCCATCTTGAATTTGCTGTCCATGTTCAAGTCTTCGCTAGGGACCTCAATTTTCTGCTGGATGTCCATTTTGGCGTGCATGCTCTTCAAATCTTCGGAAGCTTCCATCGCCTTCTCGTAGACTTCCATTGCCGTCAGCTCGCTTTGCTCATCGGCCTCCTCATTCGCTTTCGTGTCAGTTTCCTCATTTGTATTCGGCTCCGCATCCGAAGGCGTCTCCGTTTTCGGCGTCGCTGTCGAGTTACAAGCGCTTAAAGCTAGCGCCAACATGACGATAGCTAACCCTTTCAACCAATTCTTCAAATTCATTCAACCCTTTCTAAACTATTTACTGCTCCCTCATTCATACGGTCCTGCCAGCGAAGAGTTCCATCTTTTTTGCAGAATTTCATTTTTGAATCAAATGTCTTATTCCTGTTCCTTGAGTCAATCGGCACGCTTTCTCCACTTTAGGGAAGGCTGGTTTAGCCCCGAAAAGGATTGGGTATACTTCTATCATCCCACCACCTTTCTCTTTAAGTGAAAACTGCACCCCATCTAAAACGGGGTGCAGCTTTTTTAATGGCTGATGATAAATTCCTCGAAACGCTCTCGTTCCATAATATCCATCTCCACGGTCAACAATGTGCCGTCCTCTTCGTATTCCGTGTTTTTCACAGTCGCTTTGTCGTTCAAATAGGCGACGACATCTCCCCGTTCAAACGGAACGAGCAATTTACAGGTGACGTATTGTTCAAAAATCTTTTTCTTGATCAAACTGATCAGCTCTTCCAGACCCGCTTCCTCTTTCGCCGAAATCCAAACGCTATCGCCCCGGATTTCCGGATAGGGAACATTGGCTAAATCCGCTTTATTGTACACCTTCAACGTTTCCACATTTTCCACTCCGACATCATGAAGTGTGTCATTCGTCACATTCATCATGAATTGGTACTCCGCATTCGATACATCCACGACATGTAAAAGCAAATCGGCGTCTCGCGCTTCCTCCAATGTCGAGCGGAATGCTTTCACAAGATGATGCGGCAATTTCGAAACGAATCCGACCGTATCCGTCAAGATGAATTGCTTGTTATCAATAAGCTTCACTCTCCGGACGGATGTATCCAGTGTGGCAAAGAGCATGTCTTCCTCAAATACTTGTTTCGCATGCTCCGGATCCATTTCGGCGAGCAGTTTGTTCATCAACGTGGATTTTCCTGCGTTCGTATAGCCGACGATGGAGACGACCGGCGTTCCGCTCTTTTTCCTCTGCTTGCGCTGCGTCTCACGCTGGTCCTTCATATGCTCCAAATCCCGGCGTAGTTTGGCAATTTGGTCTTCGATTTTCCGGCGGTCGAGCTCGAGTTTTGTCTCCCCAGCCCCTTTGTTCTGGAAACCGCCGCCCGTTCCGCCCCCTTGCCGGCTTAGGGATGCGCGCAACCCGACCAGACGCGGCAACGTATATTGCAGCTGCGCCAACTCGACTTGCATCCGGGATTCTTTCGTCCGAGCCCGTCTCGCGAAAATGTCAAGGATGAGCATCGTCCGGTCAATCACTTTACATTCCAGTTCCTGTTCCATATTACGGATTTGGGATGGTGTCAGCTCGTCGTTGAAAATAACAAGGTTTGCATCGGTTTCTTCATATAAACGCCGAATCTCTCCAACTTTCCCCTTTCCGAC from Bacillus sp. OxB-1 encodes:
- a CDS encoding FapA family protein, with product MGKSITVKAETIEEAVQLALSILDLQMEDVHIEVISNPGRTLFGLRKTLAEVNVSQIVEQSTTPHAMMNMEEEVDRVLLSAVGEAPHHTGIGNATGKTESKSRIYQKRVETVFNGDTYPVLWPASNVRLYVNEKRTTDRAIITPGDEVKVRINDEWIPPQFAIQLIEHDMLALLSFTPGKKVKRTLADTDFASVLYIEADEEIEPYNDLEPQKIVDRLKEMGVQQGLIFPIIKKAVEALEPFEAIVAKGQPPVPGLDGDLEVHIRYDDKTPEERERVDYRERKTILNVEAGQIIATKIAAIPGKEGRSLLGEVIPVKPVKDVIIRTGKNAMQINQDIVAIISGRPTLDWRGKFVKIDVNHELHHRGEINLESGNIRFEGDVRIDGNINPSMFVRASGNLHVGGTVTKATIHAMKSAFVKGNLFSSTVVVGREELIIGELVTQLKEILVYMEQIQAAVQQVLLVRGETGDDIEEAELNLLIRLLLEKKYTSFQELNRVFIQNVKNHTQDLTSEWTEIAQKCYGTFISSLNQDVRDMAGLEQLILEARTLVELYGETREPTSVLTIPYAINSVLHCNGDIEVISKGLYHCSVTAGRDVIVQGLVRGGEINARGKVSLLETGSKNNVKTIVKTGPTGSITIGTAHAGTEIRIGVKSHRFMRPKIGVFARINGLGELLID
- a CDS encoding siderophore ABC transporter substrate-binding protein translates to MKKFSIALMMFALMVLLVACGSKEEKPEGSTANENNEQSEPAAENETLTITHELGETVVAQNPEKVVVFDFGALDTLDELGVEVAGLPRTNVPGYLSKYDDDKYVNVGSLKEPDFEAIHAMKPDLILISGRQMELYDQFTEIAPTIFVGVDTAHYMDSFKKNMGTLAEIFDKEDEMNAELAEIDEQIAAISEKTAESDKKALIVLGTEGKVSAYGPNSRFGIIHDVFGFKPADEKIEVSTHGQNITFEYILEQNPDVLFVIDRDAAISEGASAKDSIENDLVKKTNAFQNDKMIYLDGDYWYLSGGGLKSMKEMVKEVEAAL
- a CDS encoding iron ABC transporter ATP-binding protein, with the protein product MIQVRELSKFYGKKAVVEKVSVNIHRGKITSFIGPNGAGKSTLLSMVSRLLDADTGEVLVDNDNVQKMKSNDFSKRVSILKQSNFMNVRLTIRELVSFGRFPHSKGRLTAEDIRIIDQAMDYMELMDMQHSYLDELSGGQRQRAFIAMTIAQDTDYILLDEPLNNLDMKHSVQIMKILRRLVDDLGKTVVIVLHDINFASVYSDRIVALKDGRVVKDGLTHEIINSDALREIYDMEIPIKKMNDCRICVYFNS
- a CDS encoding iron chelate uptake ABC transporter family permease subunit, with product MRNSTKILILAILAAIFCSLYLFQGLNGSFDYALPRRGIKVLAMVITGVAIAYSTVIFQTITHNRILTPSIMGLDSLYLLLQTVVIFFLGSGHVTVVNKHVNFILSVATMIVFALLLYRFLFKSGRQPIYFLLLVGIIVGTFFGSISTFLQVLIDPNEFLRVQDKMFASFNNVSGELVWWALGFVAIALVIGWRSMDELDVLSLGRDTAINLGVSYDKVVKMMLILSAVLISVSTALVGPITFFGLIVANLSYQFFKTYKHSILIIGASVMSVIALVGGQWVVERVFTFSTTLSVIINFIGGVYFIYLLLKESRST
- a CDS encoding ABC transporter permease → MKKRYLIIALIILSFLSLFVGVSHISPMDLLDFQSEETEIFLISRLPRLVAILLAGAGMSIAGLIMQQLSRNKFVSPTTAGTLDATRLGILVSMLLFANASTLEKMVVAFAFALAGTLLFMQILDRIKFKDAIFIPLVGLMFGNILSSITTFFAYKANVIQNMSAWLQGDFSMIMKGRYELLYISVPVLIITYLYANRFTVAGMGEDFSKNLGLAYKRIVNIGLILVALITTTVVLTVGMIPFLGLIIPNIVSIFKGDHLQKTLPHTALLGAIFLLICDILGRILIYPYEISISLMVGVIGSAIFLYLLFRRKAYA
- a CDS encoding DUF6612 family protein, which produces MKNWLKGLAIVMLALALSACNSTATPKTETPSDAEPNTNEETDTKANEEADEQSELTAMEVYEKAMEASEDLKSMHAKMDIQQKIEVPSEDLNMDSKFKMDMDMIMEPLAMYQKMNMDMGEQGAMDTEIYITDAGFFMFDPESEQWLKFPKEMSDDMMEQMGGGTDPTPDMEMFKEFTEDFQFEQTDDEFILTLSAEGEKFNNLMKKAIADSMPAGMEMGEEEAEMMENMNVKSLNFEIFIDKETFQTNAFNMDMDMTMSIEGQEMHIIQQMKSIISQINEVEKIDVPQDVLDNAVDITEAMESQEVAQ
- the hflX gene encoding GTPase HflX, yielding MDILVEYAILVGVHEQTDEHFDYTMEELKNLAEAIDVEVVGMVTQNLERRHPSLYVGKGKVGEIRRLYEETDANLVIFNDELTPSQIRNMEQELECKVIDRTMLILDIFARRARTKESRMQVELAQLQYTLPRLVGLRASLSRQGGGTGGGFQNKGAGETKLELDRRKIEDQIAKLRRDLEHMKDQRETQRKQRKKSGTPVVSIVGYTNAGKSTLMNKLLAEMDPEHAKQVFEEDMLFATLDTSVRRVKLIDNKQFILTDTVGFVSKLPHHLVKAFRSTLEEARDADLLLHVVDVSNAEYQFMMNVTNDTLHDVGVENVETLKVYNKADLANVPYPEIRGDSVWISAKEEAGLEELISLIKKKIFEQYVTCKLLVPFERGDVVAYLNDKATVKNTEYEEDGTLLTVEMDIMERERFEEFIISH